The nucleotide sequence CAGGTCGAGGACGTGGTAGATGATGAAGGCGAGGACGATCACGCCGCCCCAGCGCATGGTGCGCGAGGCGTAGCTCTGGGCCACCGCCTTCTTCGTCACGTATCCGCTCGGGCGGGCCCGCTTGGCCTGGCGCCACAGCGAGACGGCCGCCCAGATGTGGGCGACGACCGCGACCAGCAGCACGATCCGGATGGCCCACAGCGTGGTCGCGCCGGGCAGCGCCGGGTTGCCGACCGTGCGGATCCAGCCGGAGTAGGAGTTGAAGGCGTCCCGCCCGACGAACGCCTTCAGGTTCCCGATCACGTGCGCGATCAGATACAGCACCAGGATGATGCCGCTGACCGCCATCACGGCCTTCTTGAAGACTGAGTTGGTCTTCGCAACCTTCGGGGCTCTACGCTGCCCGTGCGTAACCGTCACCACAAGTCCCCACGCTAGGACTACAGCGGCGTTGCCACCAAGCCAACACGGGGTGACACGGCTCATGTAAGGGGACCCTCACCGCGTGCGGGACGGGATCGCCAGGGCATCGGCGCACGTCGGCGCGGGAACCGTGGTCGGAAGGCCTCCCGATGGGGGATCGTGTGTGGGTGCCCACCCCTACCCGTGGATTCCTCGGCCGGCGCCGTGATCGCGATCCCCGGCTCCCGCCCGGTCAGTACGACGTCGGCGCGGACTGGCCGGTGCTGACCGCCGAGGCCGCCCCGCGCATCACCCCCGAGACCTGGAGCATCACCGTCGACGGCCGGGTGGAGTCGCCGACCACCTGGAGCTGGGCGGAGGCCCACCGGCTGCCACCGTCGGAGTACCGCGGCGACATCCACTGCGTCACCACCTGGTCGAAGTTCGACACGCACTTCGCCGGGGTCTCCGTCGACACCCTGCTCGCGGCCGCCCGGCCCACCGCCGAGGCCGGCTTCGTCATGGCGACGTCGAAGACCGGCTACACCACCAACCTCCCGCTCGCCGACGTCACCGGTGGCAAGGCCTGGATCGTCTGGGAGTTCGACGGCAGGCCCCTGCCGGTCGAGCACGGCGGCCCGGTGCGCCTGCTCGTCCCGCACCTGTACTTCTGGAAGAGCGCGAAGTGGATCACCAGGCTCACGCTGCTGGCCCGTGACCAGCCGGGGTTCTGGGAGCAGAACGGCTACCACGACCGCGGCGACCCGTGGCGGCAGCAGCGGTACCAGGGTGACTGAGCCGGAGTCCGTCGTCCTGGGCGCGGGCGTCGCGGGTGCACCCAGCGGGGGCTGGCGGACGGCGACCGTGGCGGGGGTGCGCCGGCCCGTTCCCCGGTCGGTCCAGCTCCGGCTCGACGTCGCCGACCGGGTCGACCACCTGCCCGGGCAGCACTACGTCGTCCGGCTGACCGCGCCGGACGGATACACCGCGCAGCGCTCGTACTCGGTGGCCTCCGCGCCCGGCGACCCGCTGGTCGAGTTGTTCGTCGAGCGGCTGCCCGACGGGGAGGTGTCGACCCACCTGGCCGACGTCGTCGAGCCCGGCGACGTGCTCGAGGTGCGCGGCCCGATCGGCGGGTGGTTCGTCTGGGACGGGGTCAGCCCGGCGCTGCTGGTCGCCGGAGGCAGCGGCGTCGTCCCGTTCGTGTCGATGCTGCGCACGGCCCGGGCGCTCGGCCGCACCGACCTGCTGCGGATCGCCGTCTCGGTCCGGACGCTCGAGGAGCTGCCGTACGCCGGCGAGCTGGTCGACGCCGGCGCCCTCGTCGTCACCACCCGCGAGTCCCGCGGCATCCGCCCCGCCGGCCGGCTGGCGGCCGAGGACCTCGTCCCGCTGTGGGAGCCCGGGCAGACCGCCTTCGTCTGCGGATCGGCGTCCTTCGCCGACGCGGCCGGCCGGCTGCTGCTCGGGCTCGGGGTGGCGCCGCGCGACATCCGGATCGAGCAGTTCGGCCCGACCGGCTGAGGAACCGCCAGGGAACCGCTCACCGGCACCGCGCACCGGGGTCAGATCCAGCCGTGCCGGCGGGCCTCGGCCACCGCGGCGTGCCGGTTGGGGGCGCCGAGCTTCGCCGCCGCGGCGGAGAGGTGGTTGCGGACCGTGCCGGGGGAGAGGTGCGCCCGGGCGGCGATCTCCTCCACCGGCGCACCGCCGGCGGCCAGCTCGAGGATGTCGGCCTCCCGCGGGGTGAGCGGGCTGTCCCCGGCGCTGATCGCCTCGGCAGCCAACTCGGGGTCGACGTAGCGGCCACCGCCGTGCACCGTCCGGACGACGCTGGTCAGCACCGTGGAGTTCACGGTCTTGGGCAGGAAGCCGCGGACGCCCGCCGCGAGGGCCCGCTTGAGGTGGCCGGGGCGGCCGTGCCCGGTCACGATGACCAGCCCGCAGCCGGGGACGACGCCGGCGAGCTCGGCGGCCAGCGAGATGCCGTCGCGGTCGGGCAGCTGCAGGTCGAGGACGGCGACGTCGGGCGTGTGCGCCCGGGCCATGGCCAGCGCCTCCCCGGCCGAGGCCGCCTCGGCGACGACCTGCAGGTCCTCCTCGAGCGCGAGCAGCGCGGCCAGCGCCGAGCGGATCAGGTTCTCGTCGTCGGCGAGCAGCACGCGGATCATGCGGCGGCCCGCGGCAGCGTCGCGTCCAGCAGGAATCGGCCGCGCTCGGCCCGGGCGCGCAGCCGCCCGCCGAGGCCGGCCAGCCGCTCGGCCAGCCCGGTGAGGCCGGTGCCCCAGCCGGGGTCCGCCTCGCCGGCGCCGTCGTTGACCACGGAGAGCCGCACCTCCTCGGGCGTGACCGACAGGCTGATCGCGCACTCCGCGGCGTGGCTGTGCCGCAGCACGTTGGTCACCGCCTCCCGGACGACCCAGCCGAGCGCGGTGTGCACCTGCACGGGCAGCGCGGCGCCGGCGTCCTCACCGACGACGGTGCAGGCCACCCCCGCTGCCCGCAGGACCGACCGGGCGCCCGCCAGCTCGCCGGCGAGGTCCGCCGACCGGTAGCCGCGCACGACCTCCCGCACCTCGCGCAGCGACCCCTCGGCGATGCGCGCGATGTCGGCGAGCTCCTCGGCCGCCCCGGGCTGGTCGCGGCGCACCAGCTCACCGGCCAGCTGGCTCTTCACCGCGATCGTCGACAGGTCCCGTCCCATGACGTCGTGGAGATCCCGGGCGAACCGCAGCCGCTCCTCGGCGACCGCCAGCTGCAGCTGCGCCTCGCGGCTGCGGGCCATCTCCCGGACCACGTCGAGCACCCAGACCGAGAACCGGAAGGCGAGCACCACGGAGAGCACCGCGACCGTGAGGACGGCTCCCTGCGCGACCGCCCCCGGGAGCGGCGTCCCGCCGAGGTGGCCGGCGAGGCCGCTGAGCAGCCCGATGCCGGCCACGTGCGGCAGGAGCTGCCGGGTGGTCCAGACCGTCGAGCAGGCGGTCAGGACCATGCCGAGCGGCAGCGCCACCGACCACGGCACGGCAGGGGTGGCGTCGCCGCTGCCGAACGCCCAGACGCCCGCCGCCGCCATCACCCCGGCGGCGGCGAAGGCGCCCAGCACGGGACGGGACGGCAGCAGCTCGTCCCGGCGGTGCGCGGCCAGGCCGCGCCGGGTCAGCACCACTCCGCCGACCGCGGTCCCGACGGCGCCGGCGAAGAACAGGCCGACGGCGAGGTCCGGGACCGGGTGGGCGGCGGATCCCAGGACGGCGACGGCGAACAGCGGGATCGCGCCGAGGAACGAGTAGAACGACCAGCGGGTGTAGAGCTCGATGCGCTCGGGGTCGGAACGGCCGCCCCACCAGCGCGTCACGGTCGGCACGGTGCCATGCTGCCGCACGGCCGGCCGGCGGCCGCGCTCACCGCCGCGGCGCCCAGCGGAACCAGCGCCGGGCGAGCAGACCGCCGGCGACCAGCCAGCCGGCGAGCACCGCCAGCGGGAGCAGGGCGCCGGTCCACGCGCCGGCGAGGTCGACCGCCTCGCCGGTCCAGGTGCGGCCCGCCAGGCCCAGCTGGGTCAGCTCGACGACCGGCGTGAGCGGCAGGAACCGGGCCACCGTGGCGAGCGGGTCGGGCAGCGCGGTCAGCGGGAAGAACAGGCCGCAGAGCGAGGCGGAGACGACCAGCAGCGGCAGGGCGGTGATCTGCGCGCTCTCGGACGTGCGGGTGAACGCGGTGCTGGCGGCCGCGAGCAGCAGCATGAGCGCGGCACCGCCGATCAGGCCCACGAGCGGCAGGACGACGTCCACCGGCGCCGTCCACTCCCCGAGGACGGCGATGCCGACCCCGACGAGGGCCACCTGGCCGGCCGTGACCAGGAGCGTCGGCGTGGCGATCCCGAGGACCACCTCGGCGCCGGTCAGCTCCCCCGTGCGCATCCGCTGCAGGACGAGCTCCTCCCGGCGGGCGACGAACGTCGTCAGCAGGTTGTAGTACGTCAGGAAGATCAACATGATCCCGACGGCGCTGACCAGCAGCCGGGGGCCGACGGGCACCGCCCCGTCCCCGGGTCCGAGCATCGGGACGGCGGCGACCAGCAGCAGCGGCAGCAGCACCGAGTTCACCACCGCGGTGCGGTTGCGCAGGAACAGCCGGGTCTCCGCGCCGGCGAGCGCCAGGGTGCGCCGGGCGCGTCCGGGCCCGGCGGGGGACGTCGTGGCCGGGGCGGCGGTCGGGGCAGTGGTCGTGGCGCCGGGCATCAGGCACTCCTGTTCTCGGGGGCGGTGCGGTCGGGGGCGGGGGACACGCCGTCGGCGACGGCCAGGAAGGCCTGTTCGAGGGAGGCCGATCGCGCCTGGAGGCCGGTCAGGGCGACGTCCTCGGCGGCGGCCCAGGACAGCAGCGCGGTCAGCGCCGGCTGCAGGTCCCAGGTGTGCAGTTCGACGCGGGGGGACGGCGCGACCGCCCGCACCCCGGGCAGCGGCGGCAGCGGGGGAGCCGTCGGCGCGAGGACGAACCGGATCGTGGCCGGCTGGGTCGCGGCGATCTCGGCCGGGGAACCCTCGAGCTCGATCCGGCCGGCGCGGAGGATGGCGATCCGGTCGGCGAGCTCCTCGGCCTCCTCGAGGTGGTGGGTGGTGAGGACGACGGCCGTCCCGCCCCGAACCATCTCCTGCACGAGCGACCACACCGTCCGCCGGCTCTCCGGGTCCAGACCGGTGGTGGGCTCGTCCAGCACGAGGACCCGCGGCCGGCCGAGGAGCGCGAGCGCCAGATCGAGGCGGCGCCGCTCCCCGCCGGAGAGGCTGCGCACCCGGACGTCGGTCCGGCCGGCCATGTCGACCTGCGCCAGCGCCTCGCCGACCGGCCGGGGGCTGGTCAGCGTCCGGGCCCAGGTCGTCACCGTCTCGCCGACGGTGAGGTCGCCGGGCAGGCCGCTGGTCTGCAGCAGCACCCCGAGGTGCGGGCGGACGGCGGCGCGCTCCCGGTAGGGGTCCACGCCGAGGAGCCGCACGGTTCCGCCGTCGGGGCGGGCGAGCCCCTCGAGGACCTCCAGGGCGGAGGTCTTGCCCGCGCCGTTGACGCCGAGCAGCGCGAAGACCTCACCCGGCCGCACCTCGAAGGAGATCCCGCGGACGGCCTCGAAGTCGCCGTAGCGGCGGCGCAGGTCGACGACCTCCACCGCGGGTGCGTCCCGCCGCGCAGGGCCGGGTCGTGGGTGCGGGGCGCGGTCGACGGTCGTCACGCGGTACCTCCTCGGTGCGTCCCGCCGGCCGGGTCGGTCCAGTGCTCCGGGGCGCACCTCCGACGCTGCCGCCCCGGCGCCACCGGCACAGGTGCCGTGTCTCACGACCTCCCGCGCCGTCCGCACGACCGACCCATGACACGTGTCACGGGTCCGCCGAACACCGCGGAGCCGGCTGCACCGGCTGGGCCGTGGCCGTCACCCGGGGATGTGCAGGGTTCAGCCGAGGACGCGGCGCGCCTCGGCGAGCACCGCGGGGCTGAGCACCGGCGACCACCGCTCCGCCAGGTGCCGGAAGTAGCCGCCGTGGCGCTCGACGAAGCCGGGGGCGTGCGCGGCGACGTCCAGCTCGTTGACCAGGCTCAGGTCGGCGAAGTCGCGGAGCTCGTCGCCGTCCAGCCGCTCGGCCTGCCCGGTGCGCCGGTCGTGCACCAGACCGGTCGACGCCAGGTCGGCCCAGGTGCGGTCCCGGCCGCAGCGGCCGTACCGGTGCACCAGCGTCTCGGCCGGCGCGCCGATGATCCCGGCCAGCAGCGGCCGCTCGTCGTCGGCCAGCAACCGGACGGCGAGACCGTCGGTGCCGTACACGGCGTGCGCCCGGCCGGCGAGCTGCACCTCGGTCGCGGCGCCCAGCCGGGCCAGCAGACGCTGCACCCGCTCGAGGTGCGCGTACAGCGTCCCGCCGGGGTGCTCGATCTCCGCCGCGCCGCGGGCCCGCAGCAGCGCGGACAGGCGGTCGCTGACGTCCACGGCCGGGACCGTACCCACCGCGGCGTCCGCCCGGGCGATGACCGACGCCACTGGGGTGTGCGGTGTGCCACCGGCGGGCGCGGGTAGGCCGATCGCCGGACGCACCGCCGTGCCCAGGCATCCGGCGTCCCGCCATCCGAGGAGGAGACGTGGACGAGCAGGACCGGAAACGAGCCGAGCTGGGCGTGACCGACGCGCCCGCCGAGGACGAGATCGCCGAGGCGTTCGACAAGATCGTCAGCGAGGGGGCCCAGCGCCTGCACCGCCGGTGGCGCGAGGTCCTGGCCACCGGCCTGGCCGGCGGACTGGAGATCGCCGTCGGCGTGCTGGCCCTGCTGGCGGTCCTGGAGGCCACGGGCAGCGAGCTGCTCGCCGGCCTGGCCTTCAGCATCGGCTTCATCGCCCTGATGCTGGGGCGCAGCGAGCTGTTCACCGAGGGCTTCCTGGTCCCGGTCACCGCCGTCTTCGCCGCCCGCGCCAGCACCGCGCAGCTGGCGAAGCTGTGGGGCGGGACGCTGGTCGCCAACCTGGTCGGCGGCTGGCTGGTCATGTGGGTGGTCGTGCAGGGGTTCCCCGACCTGGCCGACGTCGCCGTCGAGTCCGCGACGCGCTTCGTCGAGGCGCCGCTGGACCTGCAGTCGGTCTGCCTCGCCTTCCTCGCCGGCAGCGTGATCACGCTGATGACCCGGATGCAGCACGGCGCGCACTCGGAGACCGGCAAGATCGTCGCCTCGGTCATCGGCGGCTTCCTCCTGGCCGGCCTGATCCTCTTCCACTCGATCCTCGACTCGCTGCTGATCTTCGGTGCGCTGCACGCCGGCGCCCCGTTCGGCTACGTCGACTGGCTGGCCTGGTTCTGGTACACCGTGCTGCTGAACATGGCCGGGGGGCTGCTCGTGGTCACCATGATCCGGTTGGTCCGCAGCAAGGAGCTGGTCGAGCGCGAGCGCGCGGCGGTCGCGGCGGGCCGGCAGGGCCCGTAGGGCTGCTACCCCCGGGCCGCGCGGCGGATCGCCGCGACGTACCGGGCGGTCGCCAGCCGCTGCAGCACCAGGGCCAGCGGGCCGGCCAGCCGGGCGCCGGGTGAGGCCAGGCGGAAGAAGACCCGGATCTCGTAGACCACGTCGCCGTCGGGGGTCAGCCGCACGACGAACCGCTCCTCACCGCTCTCCGGGTGCCCGGGCAGCGTGCCGTAGGCGAAACCGCGCTCGTCGCCGTCGGTGCGGGCCCACACCACCCGGCAGGGGATGTCGTAGCCCAGCCGCGGCAGCCCCGCGGTGAGGACGACGACGGTGCCCACCTCGCCGGCCGGGCCGCCGGCCCGCACCCGCAGGCCGGCACCGCGCTGGGCCCGCCAGTCGAGCACCGCGGCCGCAGCGCGCTCGAACGCCGCCGGCCCGGAGCCGACGACGGCGCGGCGCTCGGCGTGCCGGTAGCCGGTCGGCAGGACGGCGTCCCCCGTGCCGCCCACCTCGGGATAGGTCAACGGTGCCCGCACGAGGTCCGCGGGGCCGGTCCGGCGCAGGAGGGCCACGGGTGCAGTGTGCGCCGCCGCCGGGATGCTCCTATGGATCGTCAAGCCGCCGGAGCGAGGTCGTTGGTTGGGTGAGCGGGGCGTAGGACGTAGTAGAGCTCGCGGGCGATCATGCGCTTGAGGCAGCGGATGATGTCCTTCTTCGACAGGCCTTCGGTGGTGCGGCGTTCGACGTAGGCGCGGGTGCGTGGGTCCCAGCGCATCCGGCAGAGCACGATGCGGTAGAGGGCGGCGTTGGCCTGTCGGTCTCCGCCGCGGTTGAGCCGGTGGCGGTGGGTCTTGCCCGAGGAGGCCGGGATCGGGGCAACGCCGCAGAGCATGGCGAAGGCCGGCTCGGAGTGCAGCCGGTCGGCGTTCTGTCCGACGGTGACGAGCAGCTGGCTGGCGACGTCGGCGCCCACGCCGGTGCAGTCGAGCAGGTCGGGGTTGATCTGGGCAACCAGCGGGCCGATGAGGTCGTCGAGCTCGTTGATCTCCTCGCTGAGGAGCTGGTGGCGGCGGGCCAATGAACGCAGCGCGCGCTTGACGGCCTGCTCCGGCTCGCCGATGCGGTTGAGATCGGGGCGCAGCCCGGCGCAGGTGCCGATCAGCGTGACGCCCTTGAGGCCGCGCAGCTGGGCGCGCAGCGGCTCGGGAGCGGTGACGATCAGCGACTTGATCCGCCGCTGGCAGTCCGCCCGCTGGTCGATCGCGCTGCGACGGGCCACCCGCAGGTTGCGCAGCGCCTCCACCTGCCCGCTGCGGTCCTTCGGGGTGCCGGTGCGGGTGCGGGCCAGCGCGGTGCGGGCGGCGGCCTCGGCGTCGAGCGGATCGGACTTGCCGGCGAACCGGCGGGTCTTGCGGTCGGGCCGGTCGACCTCGACCATCGCCACGCCCTCGACGGCCAGGTGCCGGGCCAGCCCGGCGCCGTAGACGCCGGTCCCCTCTACGCCGACGACCAGCAGCACCCCGAACCCGCGCAGCCAGGCCAGCAGTTGCCGGTAGCCGGCCGCGGTAGCCGGGAACTGCCGGTGGCCCAGCAGCCGCCCGGCGCCGTCCACGGCGGCAGCGGTGTGGGTGTCGGAATGGGTGTCCACGCCACCGGCCACCTGGACCTGGCCCGGGACGATCTCTGGTGCGATGGTGGTCATCGCCGTCCTTCTCGCTCGCAACCGACAGGGCGGCACGCACCGCCGGGCGAACGGACAAGACAGTGATGGGTGCCTGCTGGCACAGGCTCCTATGAAGTCACACCGCCACGACCGGTGAGTGCAGGCAGCCCCGCAGCGGACCGAACCGACAGATCCCGTTGAAGACCCGAAGTCAGTCAGCCGAAGGGTCAGGAACGACCGCTGCGGGGCAGCGCCTACATCCTCACTGTCAGCCGACGCTCGACGCCGCCAGCCGCCGTTGCAGCTCCGCCACGCAGCCGGGCAGGTCCGCCGCCGCCGGCAGCGGGCGGGCCAGCCAGAATCCCTGGGCGTCGTCGCAGCCCAGCCGGGCCAGGTCGTCCCAGGTGGCGCGGGTCTCCACGCCCTCGGCGACGACGCGCAGGCCGAGGCTGTGCGCCAGGTCGATGGTCGAGCGCACGATCGTCCGGTCGCTGGCGTCGAGCTCCATCGTCTGGACGAAGGAGCGGTCGACCTTGAGCGTGCCCACCGGCAACCGGGTGAGGTAGGCCAGCGAGGCCTGCCCGGTGCCGTAGTCGTCGACGGACAGCTCGACCCCCAGCTCCCGCAGCCGGTGCAGCACCTGCAGGGCGCGCGCCGGGTCCTTCATCGCCGCGCTCTCGGTGATCTCCAGTTCCAGGCACGATGCCGGGACGCCGTGCTCGCGCAGCGACTCGGCGACGCGGTCGGCGAGGCCGATGTCGAGCAGGCTGCGGGCGGAGAGGTTGACCGCCACGGTGAGGGGGAGGCCGTCGGCGCGCCAGCGCCGGCAGTCGGCCAGCGCCTGCCCCAGCACCGCTTCGGTCAACGGCCGCACCAGGCCGGTCTGCTCGGCCAGCGGGATGAACTCCGACGGCGGCACCAGCCCCCGCTCCGGGTGCTGCCAGCGGACCAGCGCCTCCACGCCCCGCACGCGGCCGTCGGCGAGCGCCACCCGGGGCTGGTAGTGCACGACCAGCTCGCCCTCGCGGATGGCGCGGCGCAGGTCCCCGAACATGCTCAGCTGCCCGGGGGCGTCGGCGTCGAGGGAGGGCCGGTACACGGCGGTCCCGAGATGGTCGGCCTTCGCGGCGTACATGGCCACGTCCGCGTGCCGCAGCAGGTCGGCGGCGCTGCCCCCGTGGACGGCGATCCCGCAGCTGCCGTCGACCTCGAGCGTCAGCCCGTCCACCGGGAAGGGGCGCCGGATCGCCTCGAGCGCACGCTCGGCCACCTGCACGGCCTCACCCGCCCCGCAGCCCCGGAGCAGCACCACGAACTCGTCGCCGCCCAGCCGGGCCAGCACGGTCTCCTCCCGCAGCTGCGCGGCCAGCCGGTCGGCCACCGACCGGAGGAGCGCGTCGCCGACGTGGTGCCCGAGGGCGTCGTTGACCTCCTTGAACCGGTCGAGGTCCATGAGCAGCACCGCGACCGCCGGGCCGCCCGCGAGGGAGTCGGCGACGGCGGCCTCGAGGTCGTCGGCGAGCGCGGCGCGGTTGAGCAGGCCGGTGAGCGGGTCGTGCCGCCCCCGGTGGCGCAGCTCGTCCTCGATCTGGCGACGGGAGGCGACCTCCGCCTTCAGCTCGTCGGACCGGCGCTTGCCGAAGACCATCATCAGCAGGTGGGAGAAGGCCAGGACCAGCACGACGTCGTCCGCCGGCCCGCTGAGCAGCTGCGGCCAGTCCCACGCCACGCCGGCCACGGCGAAGGCCACGGTGAGGAGCAG is from Blastococcus sp. HT6-4 and encodes:
- a CDS encoding DUF6817 domain-containing protein — its product is MDVSDRLSALLRARGAAEIEHPGGTLYAHLERVQRLLARLGAATEVQLAGRAHAVYGTDGLAVRLLADDERPLLAGIIGAPAETLVHRYGRCGRDRTWADLASTGLVHDRRTGQAERLDGDELRDFADLSLVNELDVAAHAPGFVERHGGYFRHLAERWSPVLSPAVLAEARRVLG
- a CDS encoding formate/nitrite transporter family protein translates to MDEQDRKRAELGVTDAPAEDEIAEAFDKIVSEGAQRLHRRWREVLATGLAGGLEIAVGVLALLAVLEATGSELLAGLAFSIGFIALMLGRSELFTEGFLVPVTAVFAARASTAQLAKLWGGTLVANLVGGWLVMWVVVQGFPDLADVAVESATRFVEAPLDLQSVCLAFLAGSVITLMTRMQHGAHSETGKIVASVIGGFLLAGLILFHSILDSLLIFGALHAGAPFGYVDWLAWFWYTVLLNMAGGLLVVTMIRLVRSKELVERERAAVAAGRQGP
- a CDS encoding EAL domain-containing protein → MVRTQGVDGIATLRTRVLREAAVVLLLTVAFAVAGVAWDWPQLLSGPADDVVLVLAFSHLLMMVFGKRRSDELKAEVASRRQIEDELRHRGRHDPLTGLLNRAALADDLEAAVADSLAGGPAVAVLLMDLDRFKEVNDALGHHVGDALLRSVADRLAAQLREETVLARLGGDEFVVLLRGCGAGEAVQVAERALEAIRRPFPVDGLTLEVDGSCGIAVHGGSAADLLRHADVAMYAAKADHLGTAVYRPSLDADAPGQLSMFGDLRRAIREGELVVHYQPRVALADGRVRGVEALVRWQHPERGLVPPSEFIPLAEQTGLVRPLTEAVLGQALADCRRWRADGLPLTVAVNLSARSLLDIGLADRVAESLREHGVPASCLELEITESAAMKDPARALQVLHRLRELGVELSVDDYGTGQASLAYLTRLPVGTLKVDRSFVQTMELDASDRTIVRSTIDLAHSLGLRVVAEGVETRATWDDLARLGCDDAQGFWLARPLPAAADLPGCVAELQRRLAASSVG
- a CDS encoding response regulator transcription factor, whose protein sequence is MIRVLLADDENLIRSALAALLALEEDLQVVAEAASAGEALAMARAHTPDVAVLDLQLPDRDGISLAAELAGVVPGCGLVIVTGHGRPGHLKRALAAGVRGFLPKTVNSTVLTSVVRTVHGGGRYVDPELAAEAISAGDSPLTPREADILELAAGGAPVEEIAARAHLSPGTVRNHLSAAAAKLGAPNRHAAVAEARRHGWI
- a CDS encoding DUF1990 domain-containing protein, which codes for MALLRRTGPADLVRAPLTYPEVGGTGDAVLPTGYRHAERRAVVGSGPAAFERAAAAVLDWRAQRGAGLRVRAGGPAGEVGTVVVLTAGLPRLGYDIPCRVVWARTDGDERGFAYGTLPGHPESGEERFVVRLTPDGDVVYEIRVFFRLASPGARLAGPLALVLQRLATARYVAAIRRAARG
- a CDS encoding succinate dehydrogenase cytochrome b subunit; translated protein: MVTVTHGQRRAPKVAKTNSVFKKAVMAVSGIILVLYLIAHVIGNLKAFVGRDAFNSYSGWIRTVGNPALPGATTLWAIRIVLLVAVVAHIWAAVSLWRQAKRARPSGYVTKKAVAQSYASRTMRWGGVIVLAFIIYHVLDLTLGAVNPEGFESTPYDRLVASFQNPFVTAFYAISVILLGMHLRHGIWSATQTLGQSNRRREKTVSLFALVFATLLTLGFLLVPFSVLFGLID
- a CDS encoding sulfite oxidase-like oxidoreductase; the encoded protein is MPTPTRGFLGRRRDRDPRLPPGQYDVGADWPVLTAEAAPRITPETWSITVDGRVESPTTWSWAEAHRLPPSEYRGDIHCVTTWSKFDTHFAGVSVDTLLAAARPTAEAGFVMATSKTGYTTNLPLADVTGGKAWIVWEFDGRPLPVEHGGPVRLLVPHLYFWKSAKWITRLTLLARDQPGFWEQNGYHDRGDPWRQQRYQGD
- a CDS encoding IS110 family transposase; this translates as MTTIAPEIVPGQVQVAGGVDTHSDTHTAAAVDGAGRLLGHRQFPATAAGYRQLLAWLRGFGVLLVVGVEGTGVYGAGLARHLAVEGVAMVEVDRPDRKTRRFAGKSDPLDAEAAARTALARTRTGTPKDRSGQVEALRNLRVARRSAIDQRADCQRRIKSLIVTAPEPLRAQLRGLKGVTLIGTCAGLRPDLNRIGEPEQAVKRALRSLARRHQLLSEEINELDDLIGPLVAQINPDLLDCTGVGADVASQLLVTVGQNADRLHSEPAFAMLCGVAPIPASSGKTHRHRLNRGGDRQANAALYRIVLCRMRWDPRTRAYVERRTTEGLSKKDIIRCLKRMIARELYYVLRPAHPTNDLAPAA
- a CDS encoding FAD-binding oxidoreductase; amino-acid sequence: MTEPESVVLGAGVAGAPSGGWRTATVAGVRRPVPRSVQLRLDVADRVDHLPGQHYVVRLTAPDGYTAQRSYSVASAPGDPLVELFVERLPDGEVSTHLADVVEPGDVLEVRGPIGGWFVWDGVSPALLVAGGSGVVPFVSMLRTARALGRTDLLRIAVSVRTLEELPYAGELVDAGALVVTTRESRGIRPAGRLAAEDLVPLWEPGQTAFVCGSASFADAAGRLLLGLGVAPRDIRIEQFGPTG
- a CDS encoding ABC transporter ATP-binding protein, yielding MTTVDRAPHPRPGPARRDAPAVEVVDLRRRYGDFEAVRGISFEVRPGEVFALLGVNGAGKTSALEVLEGLARPDGGTVRLLGVDPYRERAAVRPHLGVLLQTSGLPGDLTVGETVTTWARTLTSPRPVGEALAQVDMAGRTDVRVRSLSGGERRRLDLALALLGRPRVLVLDEPTTGLDPESRRTVWSLVQEMVRGGTAVVLTTHHLEEAEELADRIAILRAGRIELEGSPAEIAATQPATIRFVLAPTAPPLPPLPGVRAVAPSPRVELHTWDLQPALTALLSWAAAEDVALTGLQARSASLEQAFLAVADGVSPAPDRTAPENRSA
- a CDS encoding ABC transporter permease; the protein is MPGATTTAPTAAPATTSPAGPGRARRTLALAGAETRLFLRNRTAVVNSVLLPLLLVAAVPMLGPGDGAVPVGPRLLVSAVGIMLIFLTYYNLLTTFVARREELVLQRMRTGELTGAEVVLGIATPTLLVTAGQVALVGVGIAVLGEWTAPVDVVLPLVGLIGGAALMLLLAAASTAFTRTSESAQITALPLLVVSASLCGLFFPLTALPDPLATVARFLPLTPVVELTQLGLAGRTWTGEAVDLAGAWTGALLPLAVLAGWLVAGGLLARRWFRWAPRR
- a CDS encoding sensor histidine kinase, with product MPTVTRWWGGRSDPERIELYTRWSFYSFLGAIPLFAVAVLGSAAHPVPDLAVGLFFAGAVGTAVGGVVLTRRGLAAHRRDELLPSRPVLGAFAAAGVMAAAGVWAFGSGDATPAVPWSVALPLGMVLTACSTVWTTRQLLPHVAGIGLLSGLAGHLGGTPLPGAVAQGAVLTVAVLSVVLAFRFSVWVLDVVREMARSREAQLQLAVAEERLRFARDLHDVMGRDLSTIAVKSQLAGELVRRDQPGAAEELADIARIAEGSLREVREVVRGYRSADLAGELAGARSVLRAAGVACTVVGEDAGAALPVQVHTALGWVVREAVTNVLRHSHAAECAISLSVTPEEVRLSVVNDGAGEADPGWGTGLTGLAERLAGLGGRLRARAERGRFLLDATLPRAAA